From Rhododendron vialii isolate Sample 1 chromosome 7a, ASM3025357v1:
attcataagaatgcagcctaaaatagaaacgtaaaagaagagtaaaataccttaatccagcatcgatgagttaaattatagatgatcgagaaatatgagcttcacttttggaggaaaagaaagaaaaacaatttgtggttgaagtgaagaagatatagagcaagtgaagaagagaagagtaAAATAATAGTTGAAATACgtgtatatataaattttggaactagttaacttatgtagtgtagggttcacaaattttgattattgaaaaaagttgctagttttggttatccaaagcgcaaaatttgatgatttctaaggatgttgctaagtttgattataccattgtgagctattttttgtataaatattattaactttaacaacaattatCTTTTGGTTATACCATCGTGGATGGCTTAACTAGCAAGTTAAGATCAGAcattttaaagagagagagagacacgaTTGGTGTTTcagtgagaggagagggagagagatgaagatGCTAGGATGGTGGTTAATGTCAGTGGGTTCACTTCGATTAGCCTCAGTTTGGTTCGGCTTCTTCAACATATGGGCCCTTCGCGTCGCCGTTTTCTCCAACACCACCAGTTGAGTTGCCTTCTCCAATCCCTCCTATGATCTATTACTCACGAAAACATCTCTTTGCACAATCTTTAGCCTTTTCGGTTATTTGCTTTTCTTTCTCCAGTTAGAGGATAGTAATGTGTATAAATTGAATTGCAATGGGATTCAGAACAAAATGTGTGTAGATCCAATGCAATAGTTCCTTGATGGGTTCTGATCTTGGTTCcttttaggctttgtttggatggtgggaattttgaacaaaatgtttATAGATCCAATGCAGTAGTTCCTTGATGGGTTCTGATCTTGGTTCCTtctaggctttgtttggatggtgggaattttgaacaaaatgttcATAGATCCAATGCAGTAGTTCCTTGATGGGTTCTGATCTTGGCTCCTtctaggctttgtttggatggtgggaattttgaacaaaatgttcATAGATCCAATGCAGTAGTTCCTTGATGGGTTCTGATCTTGGTTCcttttaggctttgtttggatggtgagaaTGAGAATGAGGTTTCAGAACTCCCGGTTACTACGGTCGGAATTTACTGAAATAGGAAAGTGATTCTTGATTACCTATGCAACTCTGAATCACACTCTCAAACTAAGTAAAAATTTGATCCCACGCATTTGGAGaatgattttgttcaccctcattgaaagagggtgaacattaccctcattGAGTGGTGAAAAAATGTGGATCCAACCACAAACTAACCTCATTactaccaaaaagtgtattggtCCCGTTGACCCCAAGCAATTTTCACCAATCCGAGTGAAGGTAATGTTCACCGTCTTTAAATGAAAGTAAACAAAATCGGACTCACGTTTGTCATGCTACTATGCTAGTTTTAGATTTTGCTTCAATCCaggcaaaccaaatcaaaccgagtgttaagtctcaatcaattggggttaGCTACAGCCTACATGAATCTGTTTTTCCCATTAAGACCTATTGAGGGCATTGTGTTCCTTCATATGCAATGAAGTTAGATTCTTTTGAACTATCGCTCCTAAAGTCAATTTTGGTATACTCCTGTCTTTAATGCCACCATCTatcataaccatatcttttCCTTGCTCATTACAACATCCCGCGAGACTATGATAGTCATATCCAAACCATCTTAATCTATTTTTTCTCATCTAATCTTCTGGTGCTACCTTTACCATTTTGCGAAGGTTTTCGTTTCTAATTTTATCTTACaaagtcttaccacacattGATCTCAATATTTGAGGCTCAACCCataagaaattaaaacaaaccttaagaaattaaaaaaaaaaaaagaaaggaaaaagagaggttGCACTATATCAAATTTCTTGAAAGAATATTTTTTGACAAGACTACTGAATTAATCGGAACATTAAATTAGGATTATCTCATTTGTCATTTCGGGGTAATCAGATTTCCATCCTCATTCAAGACTAAGGGTAGAATTAGTAGGAATCCCAAATATATCAAAATCCCGTCATTCCCAGAAACAAACAATTAATCTCATAAAGAAACattctctctaaaaaaaatgctGGTAAAGCTTATTCTTATTATGCTATTTGTACCTCGAACTTCCATAAGAGGTGGACTGGTAGATCTGTAAATGGTGGAAATCAAGGTATGTCTTTTGGTCAATCGAAAGGATGATAAGACTGAAATTGATAATGGAAATCAAGGTATGTCTTTTGGTCAATAGAAAGGACGATAAGGCTTAAAATGGGGATCGGAAGGCGAGAAGCTGCATTCACAACATAAGACTGAAATCCAGACATGAGCTTGGTAAATAAGCACATTATCGACTAGGCCAACCGTGGTCTTTAAAGCAAGGTATGGTTGCCATCTCCAGTTTTGACATTGATTGGTTTTGGTCCTTCGGAGCAATTGGCACCGGAATCCCTCCCTTCCCCAATTTGCTTAAACGCAAAAAGACTGGTCAGTCATGAATCACAATAACTTCTTTGTATAAACAACCAAGAGCAAAGAATGTAGAGGCTCATCGGGAAGCATGTCTTATGCTTAGGATAGGTTACATTCTCATGTTTAGCTAGAATCTTGCCGATTGTGATTGTGGTTGCGATAGATGTATATGGACTGACAGCATCTCGCAGTTAAATCCAGCATAGATAATGTCAGGTCACAAATAATTTGGAAACTAACATACTCATCTTCATCTATGCGAGAGGAATGGTGCTTAGAAATTATTTGAATCCTATGATGATTAGCTAGCACCCTTGCAGCTTTCGTTTCCAAGACACCTGGCTGATTTATGTACTTTTATCTTAAAATCCCAGTAGTCATCCTTTTTTCACTCAATGGTATTGctctttaaattttcttttattggtttGGCGTGGTGTAAGGATTGATCAGCCTTTCCATTATCTTCAGGCCTTAATGCTTTCTCGGTTTCTCCTAATGTTGTGTAGTGACTGAAGTTCATGGAAGGACGTTTGGCGTATGGACACTCTTGACTTGCACTCTTTGCTTTCTTTGTGCATTTAACCTTGATAACAGGCCGTTATACCTAGCTACTCTTTTGTCATTCATCTACGCCTTCGGTCATTTCCTGGCAGAATACCTTATATATCAGACCATGGCCATAGCAAATCTGACAACTGTTGGAATCTTTGCAGGTATTGATTTTCTTATAAAGTATGCCATCCTTTGTACTCATTCTGCTTGACCTTTGCCTTGGTTCTGTTCTTTGTTATCAATTCACCCTTTCCTGCGTAAGAAAAACTTGGTTATGCAGAATGCAAACAATCTTTAAAGATGAGTGTCATTCCATGGTAATATTTTGATAGGATCCTTGATTACCTTTGCCATAGTCGTTCCTATGTTCAATATTCACACCAAGGATTCTGCTTGCACAACATCATGTCAAATAACACTATCTTTTCACACACTACTGATTTGTTAAATTATCTTTTTGCCTAAATGCATCTTTCATCTTATGGCGACTCATGTCTTTTAACAGCAGGCCTCGTAtccaaacataaataaatatgctaatcacaaaagaaaaaaaattgtgttacATAAACCTTGTACTAGAAAGTTTCCGTTACTGATCTGGGCAAAGGTTTTCTGTGCAACAAAATGGTAAATGGTGAATGCAGCTTCCAGCTTTTTCTTATTGGTGATGAATACACAAATGTATTTTTAACTGATGATATGAACTTTGAATAGAACCATCCGGGTAAAATGGATCCATGTAGCCTACTCCAGTCCAAGGAAGTGTGACGGAGTCCTTGAGTTCTTGCTTCTAATATTGTTGCTCACTCTCCCATGTTCTCTGCAAAGTCCCACATGCTGAGCTAGCATTCTTGttgttagaaagagagagaaatgagaaaagTGTTTAGGGTTGTTAAGTTACCCTAACACACAAagactttatttatattatgagaTACTCATTACAATGAGATaactaaccaatgtgggactaacaTAAGCCTGACAATACTCTAACACTCCCCTTCAAGCTGGAGAGTAAATATCACAAagtcccagcttgttacataacaaCTCTAACCGGGGCTTGAACAATGACTTAGTAAACACGTCAGCTAACTGAGCACCTGTAGACACAAAGGGAGTAGCTATCACACCACCAACTAACTTCTCGCGCACCAaatgacaatcaacttcaatatgcttagtcctctcatgaaataccggattggatgcaatgtgaattgctgcctgattatcacaatacaacGGAATGGGTAATTGCATCTGAAATCCCAGCTCCTCAAGAAAGGATCTCAGCCAAACAATCTCACATGTGGTATGAGCCATAGCACGGTACTCAGCCTCTGCACTAGACCTTGCAACAACAGTTTGCTTCTTACTCTTCCAAGTAACTAGGTTGCCACCAACGAAAGTACAATAACCAGTTGTTGAACGCCTGTCAGAAGGTGAccctgcccaatctgcatcCGTAAATGCCTCAACACGAAAATGACCATTAGAACGGTAAAACAAACCGcgtccaggatgagccttaAGGTACTTAACAATGCgaatacaagcttcccaatgtggaagacaaggagcagacataaactgactcacggtactaacagcaaatgagatatcaggacgtgtattggtaagataattcaacTTACCAACCAATCGACGATACTGGTCTGGACGAGGAAATACCTCCCCCTGATCAATGCAGAGTTTCACATTAGGATCCATTGGAGTCTCCACAGATCTAGCTCCCAATAAACctgtctcctctagaatatccaacacatatttcctcTGGGATAGActgatcccatccttggacCTCGCTACCTCAATACCTAAGAAATATCTCAGCTTACCCAAGTCTTTAGTGTGGAACTGACTATGTAAGAACTGTTTTAGCTCATCAATCCCTTTTTGATCATCTCcagtaataataatgtcatctacatagacaatgagcaatactttccctCGAGCCGACATAAGGGAGAATACAGAGTGGTCTGATTGACTTCGACACATGCCAAACTTCATAACTGCATCACTAAACTTGCTGAACCACGCTCTAGGAGATTGCTTAAGTCCATAGAGTGCTTTGCGAAGACGACATACCTTATGAttctccccctgagcaacaaacccaggtggttgctccatGTAGACTTCCTCCTGGAGATCGCCATGGAGAAAGGCATTTTTGACGTCGAGTTGGAACAACGGCCAACCAAGATTAGCagcaagagaaataagaatgcgCACAGAACCAAGCTTGGCAACGGGAGAGAACGTTTCTGAAAAATCAACACCATAAGTCTGGGTGTACCCTTTGGCAACCAAACGGGCTTTGTGGCGCTCAACAGTGCCATTAGGAAGGTACTTGACAGTATAGACCCAACGACAACCGACAGTAGTTTGACCAGCAGGAAGAGTAACCAACTCCCACGTGCCATTATtatgaagagcagacatttcATCTTCCATAGCTTGCCGCCACTCAGACCGTGATAATGCCTCCTGAATagtgttaggaacaaaaacAGAGGAGACAGTAGTAGTGAAAGCACGAAGAGATGGAGATAGATGATCATAGGAGATAACCTGAGAAAGAGGATGAGAAGTGCGAGAACAATTAGAAAAACCATATTTTACAGGCGGGTGGCGATTCTCACGAGTCGGATAGCGAGGAGCAGGCGGATCTGGCGACGGGGGAGAAGACGGAGGTGCTGGCGAAGACGGTTCGGCAGGCGAGAAGTGTTCTGTATATGGAGGCTGGGTTGGTGCTGGAGGCTGGGGTGGTGTTGGTGCAGGGGAACGCCGAACATAAACCTGCAAACGATTTGGTATAGTGCCAATTGGAATAGCCATAGGTAACACAGACTCTAGGGTAAGGAGGTCATTGGTAGTAATAGGAGCTGAGTAATATGGCAAAGACTCATTAAACGTGACATCAGCACAGACAAAGTGACGACGTAAAGTAGGAGAGTAACATCGATACCCTTTTTGAGTGTGTGAGTATCCCAGAAAAATACACCGAAAAGACCGAGGGTCAAGTTTACTCCTATCAGGGTCAAGAGCATGGACATAACAGGTGCACCCAAAAACGCGAGGAGGTAAGGAATGGAGAGGCCGATCAGGAAATAAGACCGTATGGGGAACCTGACCACCTAGGACCGTAGAGGGCATGCGATTGACTAAGTAACAGGCAGTGAGGGCAGCGTCGCTCCAATATGACTTAGGAAcctgcatttgaaataataaggCACGCATAACTTCAGACAAGTGCCGAATCTTGCGCTCagctactccattttgttgtggagtccgagAGCAAGACGATTGGTGAATAATGCCATGATcatcaaaaaattgagaaagggTACTATGAAAATATTCACGGGCATTATCTGAACGAAATGTCTTAATGCACGTATCAAACTGATTCTTAATCTGCATGTAAAAGGatttaaaaacagatttcaaTTCAAATCTCTCTTTCATTAGATAAAGATAAGTGATACGagaaaaatcatccacaaaaataacataatactgaaaaccagAAATACTAGGCACATGAATAGGCCCCCAAATGTCTGAATGAACTAATTGAAAAGGACGCAACGCACGACGctcaaccctaggataaaaaCTGACTCGAcgatgtttactaaactcacaaacttcacaaaccaacttattaatGGAACGACACGAGGGCACAAGTCGCTGCAAACTCTTAAGAGAGGGATGACCAAGACGACAGTGCTGTTGATATGGAGACTCTGATGTCTGAAGGGCAACAGGTTGAGACACTGTCAAGTAATAGAGGCCACCTCGCTCAATGcccccaccaatcttcctccccgTCGTGAGATCCTGAAAAACACAaccatgaggaagaaatgtaacggaacaatttaaagattttgtaagACGGCTtacagacataagattaaatGGGAAACGAGGAACATGTAATACAGATGTCAATGTAAGAGAGGAAGAGACAGGAACTGAACCCAAACCAGTAACAGCAGTGGTAGATCCATCAGCTAAGGTAACATGAGATGATCTACCAACTGGCTGTCGATCACAAAGGAAAACAGatgtaccagtcatatgatccGTAGCTCCCGAGTCAATAAcccaaggagaggaagaagaggaggcaaCACAAGCAATAGATGGACCGGTCTGAGCAAGCGTAGCAGCGGAAGATCCTGTCGTATTCTGAAATGACAATAAGCGCTGGTACTCATCAGCTGAAATAACCAAACTATCGGTAGAAGATTGAGCAAACTATCCAGTATCCTCAGAGACAGTGGCCTGATGAGCCTGAGGAAAACCATACAACTCATAACATGTGTCCACCCAATGATTGGTCCCCCCACAGTAAGTACACAACCGAGCACCACGGCCGCGACCACGGCCTCCCCCTGTCGTGCGGCCACCTCGACTAAATGTACGATCACCTCGACCACCGATAACAGTATCTGTACGACCAACAGAACCACGGCCATGTATTCCAAAATCGCGGCCACGACCTCTAAACCTAGAATCACTGCCGCGAGCACGACCACGGCTGACTGAGAACACAGAGCTATCAGAAACAGCGGAAGTTAAAGCAGAACGGTCAGGAGTCGGGGCAGAAATAGATGATGACTGACGGAGACGACTGAAAACCTCACTGAGAGGAGGTAAGTCACGAGTCCCTAAAATCTGATTACCCACAGGACCAAAGTTTGATGATGCACCGGAGAGAAACCGAGTGACCCTCATACGGTCACGCTGGCGCCGCATAACCTGAATATCAGTAGAAAGTGGCTCACAAATATCCAATTCATTACAAATGCGCCGAAACTTAGCATAATAATCTTCAAAAGAATCATCACCCTGAGTTATAGCAAAGAAAGACCGATGAAGGTCATATGTGCGACGGAGATTGTCGACACCTGAATACAATTCTTTAGCCTGGGTCCACACCTCTTTAGCAGTATCACAGAACATTAGAGTACTAGCAACTTGTTCAATCATACTATTCCATAACTCGGAACGAATACGGGCATCAATAGCTTTCCATGCCCTATATGTTGGTTCATCAGTAGTAGCAGGAGCATCATCAATCAAATAGGAGTCCTCGAATTGACCCATGTAATATACTTCAACGGCTTTAGCCCAAAGAACATAATTGCCCCCATTTAATGGGGTGGAGGTAATAGGGCGCCTGTCGCGAGACCAAGAGCCACCAGATAAGCTACCAACAAGAGTAGAACTAGTGCTAGATACAGTACCAgaatcagaatccttcttctGCTCAGACATTTTACCGGTCAACGGAGAGGCACCAATCAATAAGAACCAACAAGATCAACTAACAGGAGCAATAACTATCAACAAGCGAACATCAACAGAAGCAAGAACAACTAGAACTGACCACAGCCATAAATACCCAACAGATTGGACGTGCGTTAGACATTACAGTCACGGATACGAACTCCATAGATGACGTAGATCCACCAATAACTAAACAGGATAAATCGAACACCGTCCAACCCAAATAAACTGAACAAAACAACTCCAAAATGTCCGACTTACATCAATATTGAGTAGAAGATAGAGAAACAACGATCACAGGAGGCTGAAATCACATGAATCTGCAACTAGGAGACTCGCCGGAGTCAGGCGAGGGTCGCCGGAGACTGGGTGACCGCCGGCGAGGGTCGCCGGTGGCTGGGCTGTGGGTGGCGACGGGTTTGAGGCTGGTACAAAAGAGAGTCGGCAGAGAAAGGAGTAGATATGATAGAGAAAGAAGCAGATCTGGTACAGAAGAGAGTCGCCGGAGTCAGGCGAGGGTCGCCGGAGGGTCGCCGGAGTCAGGCGATGGCCGGCGAGGGTCGCCGATGACTGGGCGACGGCCGGCGAGGGTCGCCGGCACCTGGGTTGGAGTTGTCAGGCGTAGATCTGATGGTCTTCAGAAAACTCCACTGTTCACAGCCGAGATTACTGTTCACGACTGTTATGTGGTGGTGGGTGACGTATGGTAGATTTACGGTGGGttccgctctgataccatgttgttagaaagagagagaaatgagaaaagTGTTTAGGGTTGTTAAGTTACCCTAACACACAAagactttatttatattatgagaTACTCATTACAATGAGATaactaaccaatgtgggactaacaTAAGCCTGACAATACTCTAACAATTCTAAACCATGAAGATGCTAGTACTTGGTGGGTAAAATAAAAGGTTAAAAGTTAGGGACACCCCTGACATTTGGAGATCAGATAGGCATACCCCTCATGTTTGATAAACATCACCATCACCCCCTCACTTTAAGACAATGTATTATCTCCACCCTTATAAGGAGAGATGGAAATTTTACTCCGTATTTAGAAAAAAGAGGGGATCAAAATTTGTAACAAAGATGGAAGAACTTTTGCCCCTGGAGATCCCATTGGACTTGCTTTTTGGGCAAAGAAGTCAATTAAAGGTGTCCCTTATTTTTATCCCCCCAAAAGAAATGAAGTTAATACTTATTCCAGAGTTTTATTTCCTGCTTCATCAAGCTTACAAATGAAGCATCAGTAAATAGGAGAATGGTGCGCCTGCTGGGATATCCTGGGCAAGTTAAGAATGTCCGTGTAGATATTTGCCTCCACACCACCCTTGTTAGCCCTTAAACATTTGAAGTCCTTTATCGTGCCCAAACTCCAGACATTTGAATCAGAGAGGTTGTTGGTTCTGAGTAACTTTTACCCCTAAATCACGCTTCAATTGCTCATCTACTATTGAAAATCTCTTGCACTTGAAATGCCACCTAACCCCTTATTTCCGAGTTCGAGCCGAATCTACCTAGGTTTGCTGTCAATCCAGAGTTGTTGGGTAATCTACGTCATGTGTGATACTTGTTGAAGGATAGCTTGGTGCATTTTGCGATGTGTGTCATTTTGTGCACACTAAACTCCTTTGTTGCTTTGTTAAGGACCTTTAGGTAAAGGTTATATAAGGTGTTTGTTGGGACTAAAAGAGGATTAGCCCATTTTAAGCCTTCAAAAGCTGTCAAGTGTCAATATTCTCGTTGCGTAGGTTTTGTGTCTAGTCTGCTCATTATAGgaccaaactctctctctctctctctctctctctctctctctctctctctctctctctctctctctctctctctctctcccattggTACGGGGAGGAGGTATAACCTTCTGCACATGTCTTGCTGCTAGTACTGATTACCTACGTGGTACAGATAAACAACGTAACATGTAAGAGCAGCCTTCCAATTTTTCTACATAGCACCAGCTAGCAATTGGTATCGTGAATTTGATCTTCTTTTATTGATGTTATTCATGGTCATTAGTGTGCTCCAAATGATTATCCATTCCTCAGTTTCCTCAGTTTCTCGTTTGTTTTTCGATTTCGTTGGTTACCATATTGTATTACTTGGAATCTAACAGATGATGTTTCGATCAGGCACGTCCATAATATGGATGTTATTGCAGTGGAATACACACCAGCGAATTGACATTAAGCGTTCCTGATATTGAAACGAAGCgtatattttcttgcttctcGCCGTCTTATCATTTTCTATCGAtgttgttagaatgtttcaagGGTTTACTGTTTTATAGATCATATGAAGTTTTGGAGGATGAGATTCTGATGAAAGCATTAATTTATTGGCGAaatattcattttcttcttgggTACCAATTAAGTAGACCAGAAAGTCAGTTCCTCTACTTTCAattacttttgtttttcaaaCGAAAATTTTACTTCCGTTGATGTCAATACAGTTTGAGAAGATTTCGAAAAGTGCATCTTCCGCAGTGCACAATTAGGCTATCAGATATCAATCAGTAAACTAAAGAAACCAATCATAGTCAATGGAAGAACCCAATCATAGTCAAAATTGGAGTATGATCTTCGCTCAGAAGGAACGCTAGCTATATGCTTACCACTTGCAAGTCGAACATTTTTTTCCGATGAGTTGAGCAGAACGAAAAGAGGCTCCTGGCTGCAGGTTTCTTTACGACGAGACCGGCTTGCTATAATTTGCTTGGAGTATGCTACAAGCACCACCTTAAGATTCTATTAACAATTGCAAGGTTAGtttcaaaaaagagaaggaaaaaaaactgtaaaaGTTGGGACTTTTCTTGGTTTGCCTTTGTAATTGAACATGTATATATTGCTTGTAAAGTAAAATTTCGCTGAcatgaaaagaaaatccaaCATTGGGTTATTGAATGGAGTGTTATCACAAAAATAGTAGGAAACTTCAGGGATATTATTGCAATTGGCATTAACATAAACAACAAAAGCCGAAAAGATAACCCGAAAGggtccaaaaaaatacaaaaaccgCATTAAAGTTAGAGCAATCGCATGGTACAATACAACTTTACCAGGTCAACTGATCTAAAGATCACCTATCGAATCATTTTACAAAACACATAATACAATCATTCCTCCTAAGAAGTATAGTAGATCTAACGTCAGTTTTATGAAGAATACCCCAAATCAAGATTTAGAATGAAATGTCGTTACCTCCGACTGTGATGGTGGTGCTTATCCCTACGATGAGATGAATAATCGGGGCCTAAAATATTTCGACTGTCATCATCCCGTCTAGGAAAACCGGCTGAACCATAACTTGGGGGTGAAAACAACGCGTTTGGAGGGGAATACGGTACAGAACTATGTGAACCGGGATTTGAAGATCCTTCATAGACTGAAGGATTCCATCTACCTCTTTCAGACAATGACCTTCCAAAACTAGGGCTTGGTATAGAAATATTACCTCCTGAATACTGGGGAGAGTCATAACCACCATACCTCTGGGGATAACTAGAGCTAAATACAGGGTCAACACCAGGTGGCCCTTCATCTCTGAAATCCCTGTCCCACCTTTGATCGTGATACTGGCCTCTGCTCATCGTATCAGATGAACGGTTATTTCTGTGGTGTGATCGATTCCTAGATGAATTGGTACTTGATGAGCCCGAAGCCCATCGTTTTTCGTCAGCATTTTCGGGAATCGGTGCGTTCATTCCCGGAAATCCAACACTCATTTTCTTTGGTGGGTCTGGAGGATTGCCGGTGTCAAGGATTTCAccatcttccttttctttttcttccttaatTTCCTCATCAGCAAAAATTGTAATCCCTGAAGGCTGATCCTCAAATTCTGCATCTAAAAATACAGTCAGTCATACAGACAAACAATATGAGCACAAATAGAGATTGCCGAAACATGAACACCACAATAATTGGGATGGCTCTATAATGTTTTACttcagaaaaaattattttcatgcaAGACTTTTTACGGTAAAACCTTCAGTATAGTTCTTATTTTTCAGTGCTTAGCCAAGAGTCCAAGACTTTATCAAccaaaaataacaactttgtgGTTTCATGGAGCGCAAAAATCAATCTTTGAGTAGTCTACAAAACCATTTTCCATTGAAACAAATGCAGCCTTGATGAGTGAGCCATAAAAGGAAAACTAGATTCAGGGATCTACACTGAGAAAGTTCAAAAGCAAAGgaactcttcttttcttttgggaacACAAATTATGGTCATACATCAACTGAGCACAAACCCCTACATTATTTAAACTCGTCAACTGCATTATCTCTAACAACAAATATTATCTCCCTTTGACTGGCATTCTTACCAGCAACGGAGTAGATTCTCCAAAGATCTTGAGAAGCTTTACAAAGAGATTTCCAACATATTGGGTAATTTTCGAGCTGCATGAGTATGAGATTACAGGCATTGTCCCAATTTAGGGAAGCAGAATCTGCAATTGTAGCAGTACAATCTAACCAACCTCAATCTAACCACAAGACATTTTAGCTAGGGCACGGTCAAAAGCCTTTTCACATTACAGACATTCCTTATTCAGGAAAGTATGGCAACAAAACAAGACTCAGAGCACAAAGAAAAGACTGCAGATGCAACGGAAAAGAAAATCAACTCTAACACCTGAATTGAGTACAAGACTGAGGCAAATTACCTTTATGTGCACGCTGGAATTCTAAATAACACAActacaaacataaaaaatatactcGATAAATAACGCAATTACCTAGATATCCAGGTGGGTATCCCATCTCTCGCATTCTGTTAAGCCAAGGAGGTGGATCAAGCTCCTGTACGTAGATTCAAAAACCAAAttgggaagggaaaaaaaatcattattttattgaaAGTTACGACTTTTCTATCACAATAGAAATTACTTGGACAGATAATCCAATAATTCTTT
This genomic window contains:
- the LOC131332008 gene encoding ergosterol biosynthetic protein 28-like — translated: MKMLGWWLMSVGSLRLASVWFGFFNIWALRVAVFSNTTMTEVHGRTFGVWTLLTCTLCFLCAFNLDNRPLYLATLLSFIYAFGHFLAEYLIYQTMAIANLTTVGIFAGTSIIWMLLQWNTHQRIDIKRS